A genomic region of Bernardetia sp. ABR2-2B contains the following coding sequences:
- a CDS encoding SIMPL domain-containing protein: MKTNNKLFISLFCLFFLATSLCFSQNRANYNYNNSNYNTDKNPSQTLPVATILNNRMIELESTVLMNVTADEYVAMFHIEQKGEKLKDVQENMDKRIANFQKGLLELGVKENEMIIDFLSLVPEYEYDIEKKLFSRTYNEVPVGFELKKNVHIRFKDNKILDKIIAKAAENEIYDLSKVEYFINDTDILYQKLRKKAFELITKKEKLYDSANIKISKAKKVADENFQTFFPFDRYRSYEAVSKGKTSFSKNSKINNENRTPSAFYEKLDYDNIECIINPTILEPAVQLFFTLKVRYTLPKEEKKDKTIYILSPTGELKKVNLKE; this comes from the coding sequence ATGAAAACGAACAACAAGTTATTTATCTCATTATTTTGTCTTTTCTTTCTAGCTACTTCTCTTTGTTTTTCTCAAAATAGAGCCAATTATAATTACAATAATTCAAATTATAACACAGATAAAAATCCTTCTCAAACTCTACCAGTAGCAACTATTTTGAATAATAGAATGATAGAATTAGAATCAACGGTTTTGATGAATGTAACGGCAGATGAATATGTAGCAATGTTTCATATCGAACAGAAAGGAGAAAAACTCAAAGATGTGCAAGAAAATATGGACAAACGAATTGCTAATTTTCAGAAAGGTCTTTTAGAGTTAGGAGTTAAAGAGAACGAAATGATTATTGATTTTCTCTCGCTTGTGCCAGAATATGAATACGATATTGAGAAAAAGCTTTTTAGCAGGACGTATAATGAAGTTCCTGTCGGTTTTGAACTTAAAAAGAATGTTCATATTCGTTTCAAAGACAACAAAATACTAGATAAAATTATTGCCAAAGCTGCCGAAAATGAGATTTATGATTTATCGAAAGTAGAATATTTCATAAACGATACAGACATTCTCTATCAAAAATTACGTAAAAAAGCCTTCGAACTTATCACTAAAAAAGAAAAACTCTATGATAGTGCAAATATTAAGATTTCAAAGGCTAAGAAAGTAGCCGATGAAAACTTTCAGACTTTTTTTCCTTTTGATAGATACCGTTCGTATGAAGCTGTTTCGAAGGGAAAAACTTCTTTTTCAAAAAACTCAAAAATAAATAATGAAAATCGTACTCCAAGTGCCTTTTATGAAAAACTAGATTATGACAATATAGAATGTATCATCAATCCGACCATTTTAGAACCTGCTGTACAGTTATTTTTTACGCTGAAAGTTCGTTATACTTTACCAAAAGAAGAAAAAAAGGATAAAACAATTTATATTTTGAGTCCAACAGGAGAGTTGAAGAAAGTTAATTTGAAAGAATAA
- a CDS encoding Uma2 family endonuclease yields the protein MQQQKQTRLSLEDYIQLEEETNQKYEYYNGYVEAMAGGTYEHNTVTGNVFSEINMKLKGKPCQIMNSDTKLYLENSNSYLYPDAMIFCGEKEQAENYKDAFKNPVVIIEVLSKSTEAFDRGDKFDLYRQLPSLRHYVLVKQDEAKIQIYSRQSPASLWNIQTIEGLENSLELVISETETLNIPFIDIYDRIIFEN from the coding sequence ATGCAACAGCAAAAACAAACCAGACTTTCATTAGAAGATTATATACAATTAGAAGAAGAAACGAACCAAAAATATGAATATTATAATGGCTATGTAGAAGCGATGGCAGGAGGAACGTATGAACATAATACAGTTACTGGCAACGTATTTTCAGAAATAAATATGAAGTTAAAAGGCAAACCGTGCCAAATAATGAATAGTGATACGAAACTGTATTTAGAGAATAGCAATAGTTATCTTTATCCTGATGCGATGATTTTTTGTGGAGAAAAAGAACAAGCTGAAAACTATAAAGATGCTTTCAAAAATCCTGTTGTGATTATAGAAGTATTGTCAAAATCTACTGAAGCGTTTGATAGAGGAGATAAATTTGACTTATATAGACAGCTTCCTTCACTTCGTCATTATGTTTTGGTAAAACAAGATGAAGCAAAAATTCAGATTTATTCTCGTCAGAGTCCGGCTTCATTATGGAATATTCAGACTATTGAAGGCTTAGAAAATTCGTTAGAGTTGGTCATTTCTGAAACCGAAACATTAAATATTCCTTTCATTGATATTTACGATAGAATAATTTTTGAAAACTAA
- a CDS encoding DUF2281 domain-containing protein, translating to MNNSDIKLNLFRRIDMLSDDVLQDLQKVVDNFIAKKSVSPSLKERKFGAMKGLVTYMSDDFDEPLEDFKDYM from the coding sequence ATGAACAATTCAGATATCAAACTCAATTTATTTCGTCGTATAGATATGCTTTCTGATGATGTATTACAAGACCTTCAAAAAGTGGTAGATAATTTTATTGCTAAAAAAAGTGTTTCGCCATCTCTAAAAGAACGAAAATTTGGAGCAATGAAAGGACTCGTAACTTATATGTCAGATGATTTTGATGAACCTTTAGAGGATTTTAAAGACTATATGTAA
- the rseP gene encoding RIP metalloprotease RseP: MDIQGVIIGILQLLGSLSILVGLHELGHLLAAKYFGVRVEKFSIGFPPKIFGFKYGETEYCLSALPLGGYVKITGMIDESLDTDQMKGEPQPYEFRSKPAWQRLIIMLGGVIFNVVLGILIMVAIAFTYGEKYIPIEEVNKYGIEVNDLGKSLGLQTGDKIININGETPKSFKDLLDPAFILNDDSYYTIERNGQQKKIPITSEFLQIYSSDKDEAKAFMTMRESKYPFTIGAIAPDRNAEKAGLKSKDKVIKVNETVTTDFEVFQKLLHQNAGKTLTFVVERDGKTMNLPVSVAADSTIGVGISYEINFVERPYSLTESLEVGTKSAFGVIGVQAMAYKKMAKGDINASDSLSGPIGMVMIFGMEFDAYRFWRITGFLSMVLAFMNLLPIPALDGGHVMFLLYEMITGRPPSDKFLEIAQKIGMVIILCLMIFVFGNDIWKLIKAGLNL; encoded by the coding sequence TTGGATATACAAGGAGTAATTATTGGCATTTTGCAGCTTTTGGGCTCACTTTCTATTTTAGTAGGATTGCACGAACTGGGACATTTGTTGGCAGCAAAGTATTTTGGAGTGAGAGTAGAAAAATTTTCTATTGGTTTTCCTCCTAAAATATTTGGTTTTAAATACGGAGAGACAGAATATTGTCTGAGTGCTTTGCCTTTGGGTGGCTACGTCAAAATAACAGGAATGATAGATGAGTCTTTAGATACTGACCAAATGAAAGGCGAACCTCAACCCTATGAGTTTCGCTCAAAACCAGCGTGGCAGCGTCTTATTATTATGTTAGGTGGTGTTATTTTCAACGTCGTTTTGGGTATTTTGATAATGGTTGCGATTGCCTTTACTTACGGCGAAAAATACATTCCGATAGAGGAAGTAAATAAATACGGAATTGAAGTAAATGATTTAGGAAAAAGCCTAGGACTTCAAACAGGTGATAAAATTATTAATATCAATGGAGAAACTCCAAAGTCATTTAAAGATTTATTAGACCCTGCTTTTATCTTAAATGATGATTCATATTATACCATCGAAAGAAATGGTCAGCAGAAAAAAATTCCAATTACAAGTGAGTTTTTGCAAATTTATAGCTCGGATAAAGATGAAGCAAAAGCATTTATGACAATGCGTGAATCAAAATATCCTTTTACAATTGGAGCAATAGCACCAGATAGAAATGCAGAAAAAGCAGGACTGAAATCAAAAGATAAAGTCATAAAAGTAAATGAAACTGTAACAACAGACTTCGAAGTTTTCCAAAAACTTCTACATCAAAATGCAGGAAAAACACTTACTTTTGTAGTGGAAAGAGATGGAAAAACAATGAATTTGCCTGTGAGTGTGGCTGCTGATAGTACAATTGGAGTTGGAATAAGTTATGAAATCAACTTTGTAGAACGTCCATATAGTCTTACAGAATCTTTAGAAGTAGGTACAAAATCGGCTTTTGGAGTAATTGGTGTACAAGCAATGGCATACAAAAAAATGGCAAAAGGCGATATTAATGCCTCTGATTCATTGAGTGGCCCTATTGGAATGGTTATGATTTTTGGAATGGAATTCGATGCTTATCGTTTTTGGAGAATTACAGGGTTTTTGTCAATGGTTTTGGCATTTATGAATCTTTTACCAATTCCTGCCCTTGATGGTGGACACGTTATGTTCCTTCTTTATGAAATGATTACGGGTCGTCCTCCTTCGGACAAATTCTTAGAAATTGCTCAAAAAATAGGAATGGTAATTATTCTTTGTCTTATGATTTTTGTTTTTGGAAACGATATTTGGAAACTAATAAAAGCTGGACTCAACTTATAA
- a CDS encoding methylmalonyl-CoA mutase family protein, with the protein MSTNPPVQLPYTSKNKLRVVTAAALFDGHDAAINIMRRIIQSSGAEVIHLGHNRSVEEIVNCAIQEDAQAIAITSYQGGHVEFFKYMHDLLKERGAGHIKLFGGGGGVILPSEIEELHNYGITRIYHPDDGREMGLQGMINDLLKQADFPTGNDVEINEVEKIKEKDSKNLGRIISAVENYPEENKALLKKVKELIPERVAPVLGITGTGGAGKSSLVDELVRRYLIDFEDKTIAIVSVDPSRRRTGGALLGDRIRMNSITNDRVYMRSLATRQSNLALSKYVQDAIDILRAAEFDLIIVETSGIGQSDTAITDHSDASLYVMTPEYGAASQLEKIDMIDFADVIALNKFDKRGALDALRDVKKQYKRNRNLWDTPDSEIPVFGTIASQFNDVGMNTLYRSLIDQINKVNENSPTKLFDSSFEISASTSEKQYIIPPSRVRYLSEISENNRRYDENVEQQAEIAQKLYGLELSIDSILSNEEIEKELKDSIIQGLKDTFEQIKLSLEGTNWKIIEDWQTKVATYTADDFVYKVRNKEFSLKTYTTSLSQTKIPKISLPKYKAWGDILKWNLQENVPGEFPYTAGVFPFKRTGEDPTRMFAGEGGPERTNRRFHYLSKGMPAARLSTAFDSVTLYGEDPAYRPDIYGKVGNSGVNVCCLDDAKKLYSGFNLADPTTSVSMTINGPAATVCAFFMNAAIDQQCEIYIKENGLEEEVEQKIKKKYEGKTRPTYNGDLPEGNNGLGLMLLGATGDEVLDKEIYDKIKAKTLTQVRGTVQADILKEDQAQNTCIFSTEFSLKLMGDIQQYFIDHSVRNFYSVSISGYHIAEAGANPITQLAFTLSNGFTFAEYYLSRGMDINDFAPNFSFFFSNGIDPEYSVIGRVARRIWAKAMKNKYGANDRAQKLKYHIQTSGRSLHAQEIDFNDIRTTLQALYAIYDNCNSLHTNAYDEAITTPTEDSVRRAVAIQLIINKELGLAKNENPLQGSFIIEELTDLVEEAVLKIFDQITERGGVLGAMERQFQRTQIQEESMYYEMQKHTGEYPIVGVNTFLSSKGSPTVIPAEVIRSTEEEKEYQINMLKSLHSFDEQKSKNILKDLQKAAIKHENMFEHLMTATKTCSLGQITRALFEVGGQYRRNM; encoded by the coding sequence ATGAGTACCAATCCTCCAGTTCAACTTCCCTATACATCAAAAAATAAACTGCGTGTCGTTACAGCAGCAGCTCTTTTTGATGGACATGATGCAGCTATAAATATAATGCGCCGAATTATTCAGTCTTCGGGTGCAGAAGTTATCCATTTAGGACACAACCGTTCGGTAGAAGAAATTGTAAATTGTGCCATTCAAGAAGATGCACAAGCGATTGCCATTACTTCTTATCAAGGTGGACACGTAGAGTTTTTCAAATATATGCACGACCTTTTGAAAGAAAGAGGTGCAGGACACATCAAACTTTTTGGTGGTGGTGGAGGTGTAATTTTGCCTTCTGAAATCGAAGAGTTACACAATTACGGCATTACAAGAATTTATCATCCAGATGATGGGCGTGAAATGGGCTTACAAGGAATGATAAATGACTTATTAAAACAAGCAGACTTCCCGACAGGAAATGATGTAGAGATAAACGAAGTAGAAAAAATAAAAGAAAAAGATTCAAAGAATTTAGGAAGAATTATATCAGCCGTAGAAAACTACCCAGAAGAAAATAAAGCTCTTTTAAAGAAAGTAAAAGAATTAATACCTGAAAGAGTAGCTCCTGTTTTGGGAATTACTGGAACAGGTGGTGCAGGTAAATCTTCATTAGTTGATGAACTTGTAAGACGTTATTTGATAGATTTTGAAGACAAAACGATTGCCATTGTTTCTGTTGATCCTTCTCGTCGTCGTACTGGTGGTGCGCTTTTGGGCGACCGTATTCGTATGAATTCGATTACAAACGACCGTGTTTATATGCGTTCGTTGGCTACTCGTCAGTCCAATTTAGCTCTTTCAAAATACGTTCAAGATGCGATTGATATTCTTCGTGCAGCCGAATTTGATTTAATTATCGTCGAAACTTCTGGAATTGGACAATCTGATACAGCCATTACAGACCATTCTGATGCTTCTTTGTACGTTATGACACCAGAATACGGTGCAGCTTCGCAATTAGAAAAAATCGATATGATTGATTTTGCTGATGTAATTGCACTCAATAAATTTGACAAACGTGGTGCTTTAGATGCACTTCGTGATGTCAAAAAACAGTACAAAAGAAACCGTAATTTGTGGGATACGCCAGATTCAGAAATTCCAGTTTTTGGTACGATTGCATCACAGTTTAATGATGTAGGAATGAATACTTTGTATCGTTCCTTAATTGACCAAATTAATAAAGTCAATGAAAATTCGCCTACAAAATTATTTGATTCTTCTTTCGAAATTTCAGCTTCTACGTCTGAAAAACAGTATATTATTCCTCCTTCAAGAGTTCGTTATCTATCAGAAATTAGTGAAAATAACCGTCGTTATGATGAAAATGTAGAGCAACAAGCCGAAATTGCACAGAAATTATACGGTTTAGAACTTTCAATCGATTCTATTTTGAGTAATGAAGAAATAGAAAAAGAATTAAAAGATTCTATCATTCAAGGCTTGAAAGATACTTTCGAACAAATAAAACTTTCTTTAGAAGGTACAAATTGGAAAATCATTGAAGATTGGCAAACAAAAGTTGCTACTTATACGGCTGATGATTTTGTTTATAAAGTTCGTAACAAAGAATTTAGCCTTAAAACTTATACCACTTCCCTTTCTCAAACCAAAATCCCTAAAATTTCTCTACCAAAATACAAAGCGTGGGGAGATATTTTGAAATGGAATTTACAAGAAAATGTACCAGGGGAATTTCCTTATACGGCAGGCGTTTTTCCGTTTAAGCGTACAGGCGAAGACCCTACTCGTATGTTTGCAGGAGAAGGAGGACCCGAACGAACCAACAGACGTTTTCATTATCTTTCAAAAGGAATGCCTGCTGCACGACTTTCGACGGCTTTTGATTCGGTTACTTTGTATGGAGAAGACCCAGCGTATCGCCCAGATATTTATGGAAAAGTAGGTAACTCTGGTGTAAATGTATGCTGCCTAGATGATGCAAAAAAACTCTATTCAGGTTTTAATTTGGCTGACCCAACTACATCGGTTTCGATGACAATTAATGGTCCTGCTGCTACGGTTTGTGCCTTTTTTATGAATGCAGCTATTGACCAACAATGTGAAATTTACATCAAAGAAAACGGATTAGAGGAAGAAGTTGAACAAAAAATTAAGAAAAAATACGAAGGCAAAACTCGTCCTACGTATAATGGCGATTTGCCAGAAGGAAATAACGGCTTAGGTTTGATGCTTTTGGGAGCAACAGGCGATGAAGTTTTAGATAAAGAAATCTATGATAAAATAAAAGCCAAAACACTCACACAAGTACGTGGAACGGTTCAAGCTGATATTTTGAAGGAAGACCAAGCGCAAAATACGTGTATTTTTAGTACCGAATTTTCGCTAAAACTCATGGGAGATATTCAACAGTATTTTATTGACCATTCTGTTAGAAATTTCTATTCGGTTTCTATTTCGGGTTATCATATTGCAGAAGCTGGCGCAAATCCTATCACTCAACTTGCCTTTACACTTAGCAACGGTTTTACCTTTGCCGAATATTATTTGAGTAGAGGAATGGATATTAATGATTTTGCACCGAATTTCTCGTTTTTCTTTTCGAATGGAATTGACCCAGAATATTCTGTTATTGGTCGTGTTGCTCGTCGTATTTGGGCAAAGGCGATGAAAAACAAGTACGGAGCAAACGATAGAGCGCAAAAACTAAAATATCATATCCAAACTTCGGGGCGTTCACTTCACGCACAAGAAATTGATTTTAATGATATTCGTACTACGTTACAAGCCTTGTATGCCATTTACGACAACTGTAACTCGCTGCATACCAACGCTTACGACGAAGCCATAACGACACCAACGGAAGATTCTGTTCGTCGTGCTGTGGCGATTCAGCTTATCATCAATAAAGAATTAGGACTAGCAAAAAATGAAAATCCTTTGCAAGGTTCGTTTATTATTGAAGAACTAACTGATTTGGTAGAAGAAGCTGTTTTGAAGATTTTTGACCAAATTACTGAGCGTGGTGGTGTTTTGGGAGCGATGGAAAGACAGTTTCAGCGCACACAAATACAGGAAGAAAGTATGTATTACGAAATGCAAAAACATACAGGCGAATATCCGATTGTGGGTGTAAATACATTTTTGTCTTCGAAGGGTTCGCCTACCGTTATTCCTGCCGAAGTAATTCGTTCGACAGAAGAAGAAAAAGAGTATCAAATAAATATGCTTAAATCTCTTCATTCTTTCGACGAACAAAAAAGCAAAAACATCTTGAAAGACCTTCAAAAAGCAGCCATCAAACACGAAAATATGTTTGAACACTTAATGACAGCTACTAAAACCTGTTCGTTAGGACAGATTACTAGAGCATTGTTTGAAGTTGGGGGGCAGTATAGGAGGAATATGTAG
- the uvrC gene encoding excinuclease ABC subunit UvrC has translation MSQSTPKNKEELREHLKDIIRNIPRQPGIYKYKDENNEIIYVGKAKELRKRVSSYFTKSHQYDRKTRQLVREIRNIAITIVDSEADALLLENNLIKAHQPKYNILLKDGKSYPYICITDEPFPRVFTTRTPNRKQGTNYGPYTNGKTLYALNELIKKLYTLRTCYFNLSEENIAAKKYKVCLEYHIKNCKGPCEGLQEEEDYLKDIEQIRNILRGKTSRAKEYFKAKMKTAAEKMEFEEAQKAKEKWEALHTYQSKSLITNPNISDTEVIALLDDEANVYVNYLKIEDGSIVYTANQSYKKRLEESLEDILPMIAVEFRQRFGSEAERIVSNVSAEIPLPKVEVINPKIGDLRKLLDLSLKNVGYFKKERLRKKLDFAERKQEKGLVAVEALQKDLGLKELPMHVECFDNSNLQGTNPVSSMVCFMNGKPSKRNYRKYHVKTVEGANDFATMYEVVYRRYRRLLEEKQPLPNLVIVDGGKGQLSFGAQALKDLDLYGKIPIIGIAKRLEEVFYPEDQHPIYINKKSPSIKLIQHLRNEAHRFAITFHRDVRSKNALRNPLENVKGVGRATIEKLLIEYKSIKKIAKTPDSELKELIGANRTRLIKEYIKNNPDLLS, from the coding sequence ATGAGCCAATCAACTCCAAAAAACAAAGAAGAATTAAGAGAACATTTAAAGGATATTATCCGAAATATTCCTCGCCAACCGGGAATTTATAAATATAAAGACGAGAATAATGAAATTATCTACGTAGGAAAGGCAAAAGAACTTAGAAAACGTGTGTCTAGTTATTTTACTAAGTCGCATCAATATGATAGAAAAACAAGGCAGCTTGTTCGTGAAATTAGAAACATAGCCATCACAATTGTAGATAGTGAAGCTGATGCGCTGCTTTTAGAGAATAATTTGATAAAGGCGCATCAACCAAAATATAATATTTTATTAAAAGATGGAAAATCATATCCCTATATTTGTATTACAGATGAGCCATTTCCTAGAGTTTTTACGACCAGAACGCCAAACAGAAAGCAAGGCACAAACTATGGACCTTATACCAATGGAAAAACGCTCTATGCACTCAACGAACTAATCAAAAAATTATATACTCTTCGAACGTGTTATTTCAATCTGAGTGAAGAAAATATTGCAGCTAAGAAGTACAAAGTATGTCTAGAATATCACATCAAAAACTGCAAAGGACCTTGTGAAGGATTGCAAGAAGAAGAAGATTACTTGAAAGATATTGAGCAGATTAGGAATATTTTGAGAGGAAAAACAAGCCGAGCTAAAGAATATTTTAAAGCTAAAATGAAAACGGCAGCCGAAAAAATGGAATTTGAAGAAGCCCAAAAAGCAAAAGAAAAATGGGAAGCTCTTCATACTTACCAAAGTAAATCTCTTATCACAAATCCGAATATTTCAGATACAGAAGTTATTGCGCTTTTAGATGATGAAGCAAATGTATATGTAAATTATCTCAAAATTGAAGACGGAAGTATTGTCTATACAGCTAATCAATCTTATAAAAAACGCTTAGAGGAAAGTTTAGAAGATATTTTGCCGATGATAGCCGTAGAGTTTAGGCAGCGTTTTGGAAGTGAGGCAGAGCGAATTGTTAGTAATGTTTCGGCAGAAATTCCATTGCCAAAAGTAGAAGTAATTAATCCTAAAATTGGAGATTTACGTAAATTATTAGATTTATCACTCAAAAATGTAGGCTACTTTAAAAAAGAAAGACTTCGTAAGAAACTAGATTTTGCAGAGCGTAAGCAAGAAAAAGGACTTGTAGCTGTCGAAGCACTTCAAAAAGATTTGGGTTTGAAAGAATTACCAATGCATGTCGAATGTTTTGATAACTCAAATTTGCAAGGCACAAATCCAGTTTCGTCGATGGTTTGTTTTATGAATGGAAAACCTTCAAAGAGAAATTACAGAAAATACCACGTCAAGACAGTAGAGGGAGCGAATGATTTTGCAACGATGTATGAAGTTGTTTATCGTCGTTATAGAAGGCTTTTAGAGGAAAAACAGCCGTTGCCAAATTTGGTAATTGTTGATGGTGGAAAAGGACAACTAAGTTTTGGGGCACAGGCGTTGAAAGATTTAGATTTATATGGAAAAATTCCGATTATAGGAATTGCAAAGCGTTTGGAGGAAGTTTTTTATCCAGAAGACCAGCATCCTATTTATATCAATAAAAAATCCCCTTCTATAAAGCTCATTCAGCATTTACGAAATGAGGCACACCGTTTTGCCATCACTTTTCATAGAGATGTAAGAAGTAAAAATGCCCTTCGTAACCCTTTAGAAAATGTAAAAGGAGTAGGAAGAGCAACTATTGAAAAACTACTTATTGAGTATAAATCGATTAAAAAGATTGCCAAAACACCTGATTCAGAACTCAAAGAATTGATTGGAGCAAATCGTACTCGTCTTATCAAAGAATATATCAAAAATAATCCTGATTTGTTGAGTTAG
- a CDS encoding type II toxin-antitoxin system VapC family toxin: MKNYLLDRHTLLWFLNGDDTLSKPAKDILRDIENTIFVSIASLWEIGIKMSIGKLKLAYSLEEIVENMQLQNIQVLAIQPLHIIKMTTLPFHHRDPFDRIIIAQAITEKMKLISRDGEFKKYECDLIW, encoded by the coding sequence ATGAAAAACTATTTATTAGATAGGCATACTTTACTTTGGTTTTTGAATGGCGATGATACGCTTTCCAAACCTGCAAAAGATATTTTGAGAGATATAGAAAATACCATCTTTGTTAGTATTGCTTCGTTGTGGGAAATCGGAATCAAAATGAGCATAGGAAAGTTAAAACTAGCTTATTCTTTAGAGGAAATTGTAGAAAATATGCAGTTGCAAAATATACAAGTTTTGGCTATCCAACCTTTGCACATAATTAAAATGACAACCTTACCTTTTCATCATCGTGACCCATTTGATAGAATCATTATAGCACAAGCCATAACAGAAAAAATGAAATTAATTAGCAGAGATGGAGAATTTAAAAAATATGAATGCGATTTGATATGGTAG
- a CDS encoding TlpA disulfide reductase family protein, which produces MIPTRTFIYFTFYLFTGLLFSCSAQHSQESLTSQEEFEKKYKTYLSTYPEEQLLSLEVIQDVKNFSVEDITGNSITFGKDSNKPTVLLLFATWCPSCKVAMEEINKKLIQLKGNVQFISIGREHSKEELIEWSKNRKTKMKIVEDENREIFNYFAEEYIPRVYVIDKEGKVIFQDYGWSAETTEMVEEALDLI; this is translated from the coding sequence ATGATACCAACGAGGACTTTTATATATTTTACTTTCTACCTATTTACAGGGTTACTTTTTTCATGTTCGGCACAACACTCTCAAGAGTCATTAACTTCTCAAGAAGAATTTGAAAAGAAATACAAAACCTATTTGAGTACTTATCCTGAAGAGCAACTTCTTTCTTTAGAAGTAATACAAGATGTAAAAAACTTTTCAGTAGAAGATATTACAGGCAATAGTATAACTTTTGGTAAGGATAGTAATAAACCTACTGTGCTTTTACTTTTTGCTACTTGGTGTCCGTCGTGTAAAGTAGCGATGGAAGAAATAAACAAAAAACTTATTCAGTTAAAGGGAAATGTCCAATTTATATCTATAGGAAGAGAACATTCAAAGGAAGAGTTGATAGAATGGAGTAAAAATAGAAAGACAAAGATGAAAATTGTTGAAGATGAAAATAGAGAAATATTTAACTACTTTGCTGAAGAATATATTCCTAGAGTTTATGTGATTGACAAAGAAGGAAAAGTTATTTTTCAAGATTACGGCTGGTCTGCTGAAACAACAGAAATGGTAGAGGAAGCCTTAGATTTGATATAA